The following is a genomic window from Streptomyces lincolnensis.
CCAGATGGGCCTCGATGTAGGCGATGGCGGCGCTGACCGCGGGATGCGGTCCCGGCTGTCCGGTGGTGGGCGCCAGTTCGGCGATGCGCCACAGCGCGGCCCAGATCTCGGCGCGGGTGCGCTCGGGTTCCCTGGGCACGGCGGCGACCGCCTCCCGCAACAGGGCGCTGAGGAGGGGCAGTTCGGGTCCGGCGTCCTGGACGAGGGGGAGGGTGCGGGCGGGGCCGGTGGCCAGGATGCTCAGGTGGGCGTAGACGTGTTCGGAGCGTCCCCGGTAGCGGTAGCGGACCGTGGCGCCCGGTGGCACCAGGCTGATCCGGCCGGGGCGGATGGCGTGCGTGGTGCCATCGACGACGAGGTCGGCGTCGTACTCGTACAGGTGCAGCTGCCACAGTTCGGGCAGCCGGAACACGTCGGTGCGGCTCGCGACGCCGTGCACGCCGACGCCGGCGTTCACCACGACGGGCGGTTGGCCCAGGTGCAGCTCCGTCTCGTGCATGGCGGGGAGGTTACCCGGGCGGGCGTCCGGTGGCCCGTGTCACGCCGTGCCGCTCTCGCCGAAGCGGAAGAGGTTCAGCCGGTACGACTCGAGGTCGCGGCGCCGGAGTACCGCCATGGCTCGCAGCAGCAGCCGCATGGACAGGGGCAGCGCGCGGCGTTCGGCGGCGGGCAGGTCGGCGAAGGTGCGGGAGTCGGTGAGGCGCAGGTCCGGGCGCCAGGTCTCCAGCTGTCGGGGGTCGTCGCAGCGCCACTTCATGCGGGCGGCCATCGCGCCGAGGACGTCGTGGCTGTCCTGCCGGGCGATGGCGTGGTCGTTCGCGGTCTCCAGCGCGAGGTGGGCGCCGGGCAGGCTCTCGGCGACAAGGTCGACCACCGAGCGGACCTGCCGGTCGTCAAGGTAGATCAGGACGGCCTCGGCGACGAGGAGGTACGGCCCGGGACTGGCGCGTACGGCCTCGGTCCAGGCGGGGTCGGTGACGGAGGCGGCGAGGGTGTGGCGGCGGTCGGTGTCCTCGAAGAACCGGCGCCTGAGGGCGATGACGTCCGGCAGGTCGAGGTCGAACCAGTGGACCGTGCCGTTGTCGAGGCGCTCGAACCGGGTGTTGAGGCCGGTGCCGATCTCCACGACGGTCCCGGACGGGTGCCGGCGCAGGAAGTCGCGGACCCAGCTGTCGAACTGGAGGGTGCGCAGGTTGGCCCCGATGAGGCTCTTGGCGCCGTCGAAGCGCGAGAAGTCGTAGTCGATGGACTCGACCATCTCCACGGCTCGCGGATCCTGGAGGATGCCGTGTCGTTTGCGGGTCTCGACCGCCCGCGCGTACAGGGGGATGAGCAACGTCTCCTGGATCTCGCCGAGTTCGGGCACCCGCTTCGACTTAGGCATACCTAA
Proteins encoded in this region:
- a CDS encoding AraC family transcriptional regulator — translated: MHETELHLGQPPVVVNAGVGVHGVASRTDVFRLPELWQLHLYEYDADLVVDGTTHAIRPGRISLVPPGATVRYRYRGRSEHVYAHLSILATGPARTLPLVQDAGPELPLLSALLREAVAAVPREPERTRAEIWAALWRIAELAPTTGQPGPHPAVSAAIAYIEAHLEGRLTVPEIARAAGVSHNHLTRLLRETTGTTVVGYVRRRRLDRAHHLLRASTLSIPAVAASVGIPDLQAFNKACRRELGASPRALRGSPTA
- a CDS encoding class I SAM-dependent methyltransferase; amino-acid sequence: MPKSKRVPELGEIQETLLIPLYARAVETRKRHGILQDPRAVEMVESIDYDFSRFDGAKSLIGANLRTLQFDSWVRDFLRRHPSGTVVEIGTGLNTRFERLDNGTVHWFDLDLPDVIALRRRFFEDTDRRHTLAASVTDPAWTEAVRASPGPYLLVAEAVLIYLDDRQVRSVVDLVAESLPGAHLALETANDHAIARQDSHDVLGAMAARMKWRCDDPRQLETWRPDLRLTDSRTFADLPAAERRALPLSMRLLLRAMAVLRRRDLESYRLNLFRFGESGTA